The following are encoded in a window of Phaseolus vulgaris cultivar G19833 chromosome 3, P. vulgaris v2.0, whole genome shotgun sequence genomic DNA:
- the LOC137806669 gene encoding dynamin-2A, protein MEAIEELVQLSDSMRQAAAVLADEDVDNYKRPSTFLNVVALGNVGAGKSASLNSLIGHPVLPTGENGATRAPISIELIRDTSLSSKSIILQIENKNQPVSASALRHSLQDRLSKGSSGRSRDEIYLKLHTSTAPPLKMIDLPGLDQRIVDDKMISEYVEHNDAILLVVVPAAQVPEISSSRALRVAKEYDSESTRTVGVISKIDQASSEPKVLAAVQALLLNQGPPKTSDIPWVALIGQSVAIASAQSGSGSSENSLETAWRAETESLKSILTGAPQSKLGRVALVESLAGQIRSRMKLRLPTLLTGLQGKSQIVQEELMKHGEQMVSSSEGTRALALQLCREFEDKFLQHLTGGEGNGWKVVASFEGNFPNRIKQLPIDRHFDINNVKRVVLEADGYQPYLISPEKGLRSLIKGVLELAKEPSRLCVDEVHRVLVDLVSASANATPGLGRYPPFKKEIVVIATSALETFKNESKKMVVALVDMERAFVPPQHFIRLVQRRMERQRREEELKNRSSKKAVDAEQSILNRATSPQTSQQSGGNLKSLKEKSSQQDKDTQEASGLKTAGPEGEITAGYLLKKSGKGSGWSRRWFVLNEKTGKLGYTKKQEERHFRGVITLEECIIDDISEDDEVSTKSSKDKKSNGPDSGKASNLVFKITNKVAYKTVMKAQSTVLLKAESMADKVEWINKLRNVAQAKGGHAIGEPSFPMRQSLSDGSLDTMARKPADPEEELRWMSQEVRGYVEAVLNSLAANVPKAVVLCQVEKAKEDMLNQLYSSISAQSSAKVEELLQEDRNAKNKRERVQKQSSLLSKLTRQLGVHDNRAAAASNWSDRGSSAETSPRSSGPSSGDDWRSAFDAAANGPSDLSSRYGSGGHSRRYSDPSQNGDVSSGSNSSSRRTPTRLPPAPPQSGPRY, encoded by the exons ATGGAGGCAATCGAAGAATTGGTTCAGCTCTCCGATTCCATGCGCCAAGCCGCTGCCGTCCTCGCCGACGAGGATGTCGACAACTACAAACGCCCTTCCACTTTCCTCAACGTCGTCGCACTCGGCAATGTC GGTGCTGGAAAATCTGCTTCCTTGAATAGCCTCATCGGACATCCTGTTTTG CCAACTGGTGAAAATGGCGCCACTCGGGCTCCCATTAGCATTGAATTGATTAGAGATACCTCTTTAAGCAGCAAGTCAATCATCCTgcaaattgaaaacaaaaatcaacCGGTTTCGGCAA gTGCCCTTCGACATTCTCTACAGGATAGACTAAGCAAAGGCTCATCTGGTAGGAGCCGTGATGAAATATATCTCAAACTTCATACCAGTACTG CACCTCCATTGAAAATGATTGATTTGCCTGGATTGGACCAGCGCATAGTGGATGACAAAATG aTCAGTGAATATGTCGAGCACAACGATGCTATTTTGCTGGTAGTAGTTCCTGCTGCTCAGGTGCCAGAAATTTCATCATCACGAGCCCTTAGAGTAGCTAAGGAGTATGACTCAGAAT CCACCAGAACTGTTGGTGTTATAAGTAAAATTGATCAAGCTTCATCAGAACCAAAAGTTCTTGCAGCGGTGCAGGCTCTCCTATTGAACCAGGGACCCCCTAAAACCTCTGATATTCCATGGGTTGCTTTGATAGGGCAATCTGTTGCTATAGCTTCTGCACAGTCTGGGAGTGGCTCATCTGAGAATTCATTGGAGACTGCTTGGCGTGCTGAGACTGAAAGTTTGAAATCAATATTGACTGGAGCCCCTCAAAGCAAGCTAGGTAGAGTTGCTTTGGTTGAGTCTCTTGCTGGACAGATTCGCAGTCGTATGAAGCTCAGGCTTCCAACTCTCCTCACTGG TCTTCAGGGAAAGTCTCAAATTGTTCAGGAAGAGTTAATGAAACATGGTGAACAAATGGTTAGTAGTTCTGAAGGTACAAGAGCTCTAGCCTTGCAGTTATGCCGTGAATTTGAGGACAAATTTCTTCAACATCTTACAGGAGGCGAG GGTAATGGTTGGAAAGTTGTTGCCAGTTTTGAAGGGAATTTTCCTAACAGAATCAAGCAACTTCCTATTGACAGACACTTCGACATAAACAATGTCAAGAGG GTTGTCCTAGAAGCAGATGGATATCAACCTTATCTTATCTCTCCAGAGAAAGGTTTGAGATCCTTAATTAAAGGCGTTCTTGAACTGGCAAAGGAGCCATCACGATTGTGTGTTGATGAG GTACACCGTGTGCTTGTGGATCTTGTTTCTGCCTCTGCAAATGCAACACCTGGGCTTGGAAGATATCCTCCATTCAAGAAAGAG ATTGTTGTAATTGCAACTTCAGCCCTAGAGACATTTAAAAATGAATCCAAAAAGATGGTTGTTGCACTAGTTGACATGGAGCGTGCATTTGTTCCACCTCAACACTTTATCCGTTTAGTGCAGAGGCG AATGGAAAGGCAACGCCGAGAAGAGGAGCTAAAGAACCGGTCATCCAAGAAGGCAGTTGATGCAGAACAATCAATTCTAAATAGG GCAACTAGTCCTCAAACAAGTCAACAAAGTGGGGGAAACTTAAAATCACTGAAAGAGAAATCTAGTCAGCAAGACAAGGATACACAAGAGGCATCTGGCTTGAAGACTGCTGGGCCCGAAGGGGAGATAACAGCAG GATATTTGTTGAAAAAAAGCGGAAAAGGTAGTGGTTGGAGCAGACGATGGTTTGTTTTAAATGAGAAGACTGGCAAG CTTGGATACACCAAAAAACAGGAAGAGAGACATTTCCGAGGAGTAATTACATTAGAG GAATGCATTATTGACGACATTTCTGAAGATGATGAAGTCTCCACAAAGAGTTCAAAGGATAAAAAGTCCAATGGACCTGATTCTGGAAAAGCATCAAACCTTGTTTTCAAAATAACAAACAAGGTCGCATATAAGACTGTTATGAAAG CTCAAAGTACAGTTTTGTTAAAGGCTGAGAGCATGGCAGATAAGGTTGAGTGGATCAACAAGCTAAGAAATGTTGCACAGGCTAAAGGAGGTCATGCCATTGGGGAACCTAGTTTTCCTATGCGGCAAAGTCTTTCTGATGGTTCTCTT GATACTATGGCCAGAAAACCTGCAGATCCTGAAGAGGAGCTCAGATGGATGTCTCAAGAAGTGCGCGGTTATGTTGAAGCTGTTCTTAACAGCCTTGCTGCTAATGTCCCAAAA GCAGTTGTTCTTTGCCAAGTAGAGAAAGCCAAGGAAGACATGCTCAACCAGTTATACAGTTCCATCAG CGCCCAAAGCTCTGCAAAAGTTGAGGAGCTGCTTCAGGAAGACCGCAATGCCAAGAACAAAAGGGAGCGAGTTCAGAAACAGTCTTCCCTTCTTTCAAAACTCACTAGGCAGCTTGGTGTCCATGACAATAGAGCGGCTGCAGCATCCAATTGGTCCGACAGAGGGAGTTCAGCAG AGACCAGCCCAAGAAGCTCTGGACCCTCGTCAGGTGATGATTGGAGGTCTGCCTTTGATGCTGCTGCCAATGGTCCAAGCGACTTGTCATCTAGGTATGGTTCTGGTGGTCATAGTAGACGTTACAGTGACCCATCCCAAAATGGTGATGTGAGCTCAGGCTCAAATTCTAGCAGTCGCAGGACACCAACTCGGTTGCCCCCTGCTCCTCCGCAATCTGGTCCAAGATATTAG